From one Nitrosococcus halophilus Nc 4 genomic stretch:
- a CDS encoding M20/M25/M40 family metallo-hydrolase, whose amino-acid sequence MRWQKILPSLALGLMMLLLISGPVGAQIHHQLHITLDPETHRLTATDTITLPEDVSSPVTFRLHSGLQPQTISPGVRLRQVRKTQFIEDYAVVLPTGLRQFTLEYRGEIFHPITPISEEYARSFSASPGLIAPEGVFLAGPSYWYPHFGENMVTFSLATQLPPGWHSISQGNRTQQAKEDDSTEEVWAIDHPQEEIYLIAGPFTEYREQAGQVETMAFLRQPDQALARKYLDATAQYIEMYRQLIGPYPYRKFALVENFWETGYGMPSFTLLGSRVIRFPFILRSSYPHEILHNWWGNGVYVDYDSGNWAEGLTSYLADHLLKEQQGQGVKYRRETLQKYTDYVREEGDFPLTEFRSRHSAATQAVGYGKTLMLFHMLRQQLGDSTFIEALQRLYRQYRFQVASFNEVAEIFNQVSDQPLQSFFKQWVEGTGAPFLRVRQAQAEPLEEEYLLTATIEQLQPGKPYQLELPLAIYLEGTEKAYQTRLSMGEKTHSLKLRLPARPLRLEVDPQFDVFRRLHRNEIPPALSQAFGADRALAVLPSQAPRAVREGYAALARAWQRGRENLEINTDADLDVLPTDRAVWLFGWENRFRSQLNEALTDYAYKAEANRLRLEGSELRRKQHSVVVVGRHRENPDHALAWVATDQVAAMPGLARKLPHYGKYSYLGFTGTEPENMVKGQWPVVNSPMSVLLATDSPGANRDLPRRPEGGAPGKARIKDHSPIKAQLAPRKPLVELPPLFKTQRMMQDIAYLADPKMAGRGLGTPELDQAAQYIAHEFQAAGLKPGGDGGSYYQTWTTTVGEPERTVTLRNVVGILPGTRPELPQVVVGAHYDHLGRGWPDVHRGDEGKIHPGADDNASGIAVMLELARVLGPHWRPERTLVWVAFTAEEAGKLGSAHYVEHSGESPANTTMAMLNLDTVGRLDSGELLVLAANSAREWVHIFRGIGFVTGVPIKTVPQDIGSSDHTSFLTAGIPAVQLFTGPHADFHRPTDTIDKINPEGLAKIAAVLKEAVEYLAFRPDPLHSKQLANQGETRDHPRQSRRVVLGTVPDFGWTGTGVRLSGVTPETPAEAVGLQKNDIIIRLNDTAIHTLADFANVLRALKSGDSLTIEFLRDQQQQTVTAQVVAR is encoded by the coding sequence ATGCGCTGGCAAAAAATATTACCTTCTCTAGCCCTCGGGTTAATGATGTTGCTGCTGATCTCGGGGCCCGTGGGCGCCCAGATCCACCATCAATTGCATATCACTCTTGACCCGGAGACCCATCGTCTCACCGCGACAGATACCATCACCCTACCGGAAGATGTTTCCTCCCCGGTGACTTTCCGACTTCATTCGGGCCTCCAGCCCCAAACCATAAGTCCAGGGGTCCGGCTTCGGCAGGTAAGAAAAACCCAATTCATTGAAGACTACGCTGTGGTTCTTCCCACAGGACTCCGCCAATTCACCTTGGAATACAGGGGGGAAATCTTTCATCCCATCACCCCCATCAGCGAAGAATATGCCCGCAGCTTTAGCGCTTCACCGGGATTGATCGCCCCCGAAGGGGTTTTCCTCGCCGGTCCCAGTTACTGGTACCCCCACTTCGGCGAGAACATGGTGACCTTTTCCCTGGCGACCCAGCTCCCTCCAGGATGGCATTCCATCAGTCAGGGCAATCGCACCCAGCAAGCTAAAGAGGACGACAGCACCGAGGAAGTCTGGGCCATTGATCACCCCCAGGAGGAAATCTATCTGATAGCGGGCCCCTTTACCGAATACCGGGAGCAAGCCGGTCAGGTGGAAACCATGGCATTTTTGCGCCAACCCGACCAAGCCTTAGCCCGAAAATACCTGGACGCCACCGCCCAGTATATTGAAATGTACCGCCAACTCATTGGCCCTTACCCTTACCGCAAATTTGCCCTGGTGGAGAACTTCTGGGAGACGGGTTATGGAATGCCCTCCTTCACCTTGCTAGGCTCACGGGTCATTCGCTTCCCCTTTATCCTCCGCTCCTCCTATCCCCACGAGATTCTCCATAACTGGTGGGGTAACGGGGTGTATGTGGACTACGATTCCGGCAACTGGGCCGAGGGGTTGACCAGCTATCTGGCGGATCATCTGCTCAAAGAACAGCAAGGCCAGGGGGTAAAATACCGGCGTGAGACGCTGCAAAAGTACACCGATTATGTGCGGGAAGAAGGAGACTTCCCCCTGACCGAATTCCGCAGCCGCCACAGTGCCGCCACCCAAGCCGTGGGCTACGGCAAAACCCTGATGCTATTTCACATGTTGCGCCAACAATTGGGCGATTCAACTTTTATCGAGGCCCTCCAGCGCCTTTATCGCCAGTATCGGTTCCAAGTGGCAAGCTTTAACGAGGTAGCGGAAATTTTCAATCAGGTGAGTGATCAACCCTTGCAATCTTTCTTTAAGCAGTGGGTAGAGGGCACCGGAGCGCCCTTTTTACGCGTTCGCCAGGCACAGGCTGAACCCTTAGAGGAAGAATACCTCTTGACGGCCACTATCGAGCAGCTTCAGCCCGGCAAACCCTATCAATTGGAGCTGCCCCTGGCCATTTATCTGGAAGGTACCGAGAAGGCGTATCAAACTCGCCTCTCCATGGGGGAAAAAACCCACTCGCTTAAACTGCGGTTACCGGCCCGCCCCTTACGGCTGGAGGTGGATCCCCAGTTTGATGTTTTCCGGCGACTCCACCGCAATGAGATTCCACCGGCACTCAGCCAAGCTTTTGGCGCTGATCGGGCCCTGGCGGTATTACCTTCCCAAGCCCCTCGGGCGGTGCGGGAAGGCTACGCCGCACTGGCCCGGGCCTGGCAGCGGGGGCGGGAAAATTTGGAAATCAACACCGATGCGGACCTGGACGTGCTGCCAACGGATCGGGCCGTGTGGCTATTCGGGTGGGAGAACCGCTTTCGCTCCCAGCTCAATGAAGCCCTCACCGATTATGCCTATAAGGCAGAAGCAAACCGCCTCCGCTTAGAGGGGAGCGAGCTCCGTCGGAAGCAACATTCGGTCGTGGTGGTGGGCCGCCATCGGGAAAACCCCGATCATGCCCTCGCCTGGGTGGCTACGGACCAGGTGGCGGCTATGCCGGGACTGGCCCGCAAACTCCCCCATTACGGCAAGTACAGCTACTTAGGCTTCACCGGCACTGAACCTGAAAATATGGTGAAAGGCCAGTGGCCGGTGGTCAATTCGCCCATGTCGGTCCTGCTGGCTACCGATTCGCCGGGAGCGAATCGGGACCTCCCCAGGAGGCCCGAAGGGGGCGCACCAGGAAAGGCGCGCATCAAGGATCACTCTCCCATTAAGGCCCAACTTGCCCCTCGCAAGCCCCTGGTGGAACTCCCTCCCCTCTTTAAAACCCAACGGATGATGCAAGACATTGCTTACCTGGCCGATCCTAAGATGGCTGGCCGGGGTCTGGGCACGCCGGAACTGGACCAAGCCGCCCAGTATATTGCTCATGAATTCCAGGCTGCGGGGCTCAAGCCTGGCGGGGACGGGGGAAGTTACTATCAGACCTGGACCACGACGGTCGGCGAACCGGAACGAACCGTCACCCTTCGCAACGTGGTGGGCATACTCCCCGGCACCCGCCCGGAACTCCCCCAGGTGGTGGTGGGCGCCCACTATGACCACCTGGGCCGCGGCTGGCCGGATGTGCACCGAGGTGATGAAGGCAAAATCCATCCCGGCGCCGATGACAACGCCAGCGGCATTGCCGTGATGCTAGAATTGGCCCGGGTTTTGGGCCCCCATTGGCGGCCCGAACGCACCCTGGTGTGGGTCGCTTTTACCGCCGAAGAAGCCGGTAAGCTGGGCTCAGCTCACTATGTGGAACACTCAGGCGAGTCTCCTGCAAACACTACCATGGCCATGCTCAACCTGGATACGGTAGGCCGCCTGGACAGTGGTGAACTCCTGGTGCTTGCCGCCAATTCTGCCCGGGAGTGGGTGCATATCTTTCGGGGAATAGGTTTCGTTACCGGCGTGCCTATTAAAACCGTCCCCCAGGACATTGGCTCCAGCGATCATACCAGCTTCCTAACCGCAGGGATTCCCGCTGTGCAGCTTTTCACTGGACCCCATGCCGACTTCCACCGCCCCACAGACACCATTGATAAGATCAACCCTGAAGGGCTGGCCAAAATCGCTGCCGTACTGAAAGAGGCGGTAGAATATCTGGCCTTCCGTCCTGACCCCCTGCACTCAAAACAGCTAGCCAACCAGGGAGAAACCAGGGATCACCCCCGCCAAAGCCGGCGGGTGGTGTTGGGTACCGTACCGGATTTTGGCTGGACGGGAACGGGAGTCCGGCTCTCAGGGGTCACTCCCGAGACCCCGGCTGAAGCAGTGGGTCTACAAAAAAATGATATCATCATCCGACTCAATGACACGGCTATCCATACTCTGGCGGATTTCGCCAACGTCCTTCGCGCCCTCAAATCGGGCGATTCATTAACGATTGAATTTCTGCGCGACCAGCAACAACAGACTGTTACCGCTCAGGTGGTCGCACGATGA
- a CDS encoding DUF2232 domain-containing protein, with amino-acid sequence MREFARFIMRGRLYAIAIAGSFGALAVALPPLSLFSGAAVGLVTLRHGMKEGLTVTAGAALVVAVIFLAIAGRADLSFLLILGLWLPNALGCWVLRITQSQAWTLLVVGGFAAFFVVSMHILTGDVIAWWQQWIEQTITQANIEGVTVEQISQEGALALMNGLVAMFFGLNLMLTILLARWWQALLYNPGGFSKEFHSLHLPRSLTYLVILLSALVLTGVLDGGGHVLTDLFIVAVMIYLFQGLAAMHGMAALRGLSSWWLLPLYIGLFVLPPHFIIGLAMVGVVDSLMNLRSAPPPPPKT; translated from the coding sequence ATGCGTGAATTTGCCCGGTTCATTATGCGAGGCCGCCTCTATGCAATAGCGATAGCAGGGTCGTTCGGCGCGCTCGCAGTTGCTCTGCCGCCCCTATCTTTATTCAGTGGCGCCGCAGTCGGCTTAGTGACCTTGCGGCACGGCATGAAAGAAGGGCTAACCGTTACCGCAGGTGCGGCCTTAGTGGTGGCGGTAATATTTTTAGCCATTGCGGGGAGGGCGGATTTATCCTTTCTCCTGATACTGGGACTATGGCTACCCAATGCCTTAGGTTGTTGGGTCTTGCGGATCACTCAATCTCAAGCCTGGACCCTGTTAGTTGTCGGAGGATTTGCCGCTTTCTTTGTGGTGAGTATGCATATTTTAACGGGGGACGTCATCGCCTGGTGGCAACAATGGATTGAGCAAACCATTACCCAGGCCAATATTGAGGGCGTCACGGTTGAACAGATCTCCCAAGAAGGCGCCCTAGCCTTGATGAACGGCCTGGTGGCCATGTTTTTTGGCCTCAACCTCATGTTGACCATTCTGCTGGCCCGCTGGTGGCAAGCCCTTCTCTACAATCCGGGAGGGTTTTCGAAAGAATTCCACTCCTTGCATTTGCCCCGTAGCCTGACCTATCTCGTCATTCTTCTCTCCGCCCTGGTGCTGACAGGAGTGCTTGATGGCGGAGGTCACGTCTTGACCGATCTGTTCATCGTGGCAGTGATGATATACCTATTCCAAGGATTGGCAGCCATGCATGGAATGGCTGCCCTTCGCGGCTTATCCTCATGGTGGCTCCTGCCTCTCTACATAGGGCTATTTGTCCTTCCCCCCCATTTTATCATCGGCCTGGCCATGGTCGGGGTTGTGGATAGCCTAATGAATCTTCGCAGCGCCCCCCCTCCCCCTCCTAAAACTTAG
- the rssA gene encoding patatin-like phospholipase RssA codes for MAKDNIDYGVKTTHGETQLRPRIGLALGGGAARGWAHIGVIRALAEHGIIPDLVAGTSIGALVGAAYAAGILDNLERWARSLVWKDTVGFFDIRLRGGLIEGKKLFKFLGRRFPYREIQDLPMPFAAVATDLENGREIWLQQGSLLEAVRASVALPGLLTPVYCNGHWLVDGGLANPVPVSVCRALGAAQVIAVDLNAGLLGRRVRSAIQSQEQATPPFRDLGSTLTQALWASFWGESEGRTKDQENNTPPSLFDIVASSINIMQVRITRSRLAGDPPDLLIAPRLNDLALLDFHRAEEAIAEGREAVARVQSELTALK; via the coding sequence TTGGCTAAAGATAATATTGACTACGGGGTTAAAACAACTCATGGGGAAACTCAGCTTCGCCCTCGTATCGGGCTTGCTCTGGGAGGAGGGGCTGCCCGGGGGTGGGCCCATATCGGTGTGATTCGCGCTTTAGCAGAGCACGGCATTATTCCTGATTTAGTGGCGGGGACCTCCATCGGGGCCCTGGTGGGAGCCGCCTATGCTGCTGGGATTTTGGATAACTTGGAGCGATGGGCCCGTTCCCTGGTGTGGAAAGACACCGTTGGCTTTTTTGATATCCGGCTTCGTGGTGGCCTCATCGAGGGAAAAAAACTCTTTAAATTTTTAGGCCGGCGTTTTCCTTATCGGGAAATTCAGGATTTGCCGATGCCTTTTGCCGCCGTGGCCACCGACTTGGAAAATGGGCGGGAAATTTGGTTGCAACAAGGTTCCTTGCTGGAAGCGGTGCGTGCTTCTGTTGCTTTACCCGGATTATTGACTCCAGTATACTGCAACGGTCATTGGTTGGTGGATGGTGGCCTAGCTAACCCAGTGCCGGTGAGTGTTTGCCGGGCCTTGGGTGCGGCGCAGGTCATTGCAGTGGACCTTAATGCGGGTTTGTTGGGTCGTCGGGTGCGTTCAGCGATTCAGTCCCAGGAGCAGGCAACGCCCCCCTTCCGGGATCTGGGCTCTACCTTAACCCAAGCCCTCTGGGCTAGCTTCTGGGGTGAGTCTGAGGGACGTACCAAGGATCAAGAGAACAATACGCCGCCCTCACTGTTTGATATCGTCGCCAGTAGCATTAATATCATGCAAGTGCGCATTACCCGTAGCCGTCTGGCAGGGGACCCTCCTGACCTGTTGATCGCTCCTCGTCTTAACGACCTTGCCCTGTTAGATTTTCACCGAGCAGAGGAGGCTATTGCCGAAGGGCGAGAGGCGGTAGCACGGGTTCAATCGGAACTCACCGCCCTAAAGTGA
- a CDS encoding TolB family protein — MQKIKGIASGFLAIALGAGTGAMAAEPTDNPTPAAEDLRYPGEKHLTHIRQLTFGGQNAEAYFSFDGSELIFQSTRDNLKCDAIFRMDADGKNVRMVSSGKGVTTCSFIAPDNQSIIYASTHLAGEQCPPKPDYSQGYVWPLYKGYDIFRADPEGDNLVRLTDTPGYDAEAVYSPLGDKIIFTSVRTGDLELFTMNPDGSGVEQLTDEPGYDGGAFFSRDGQWIVWRASRPQGKALEDYQHLLKQGLIRPGQLEIFIMNLEERKPIQLTDNGAANFGPYWHPDGKHIIFSSNMHNPKGRNFDLFLINVETREIEQVTYYPDFDGFPMFSHDGKKLVFASNRNGKVKGETNVFMVDWRW, encoded by the coding sequence ATGCAAAAAATCAAGGGTATAGCTTCAGGGTTCTTAGCGATAGCACTGGGAGCGGGAACTGGAGCTATGGCGGCAGAACCCACTGACAACCCGACTCCAGCGGCGGAAGATCTGCGCTATCCAGGGGAAAAACACCTGACCCATATTCGCCAACTCACCTTTGGCGGCCAGAACGCCGAGGCCTATTTCTCCTTTGACGGCAGTGAACTGATTTTCCAGTCCACCCGTGACAATCTAAAGTGCGACGCCATCTTCCGCATGGATGCCGATGGCAAGAACGTACGCATGGTCTCCTCTGGCAAAGGGGTCACCACCTGCTCATTTATCGCCCCCGATAACCAATCCATTATTTATGCTTCTACCCATCTGGCAGGTGAGCAATGTCCCCCCAAGCCGGACTACTCCCAGGGCTATGTCTGGCCCCTCTACAAGGGCTATGATATTTTCCGGGCCGACCCGGAAGGGGATAATCTGGTACGCCTGACCGATACTCCTGGGTACGACGCCGAAGCGGTCTACTCACCCCTAGGAGACAAAATCATATTCACTTCAGTGCGCACCGGGGATCTGGAACTGTTCACGATGAATCCAGACGGCAGCGGGGTGGAACAACTTACCGATGAACCTGGCTACGATGGCGGGGCCTTCTTCTCCCGCGACGGGCAGTGGATTGTCTGGCGGGCCTCCCGCCCCCAAGGCAAGGCGCTGGAGGATTATCAACATCTGCTCAAGCAAGGCCTGATCCGTCCCGGTCAGCTGGAAATTTTCATCATGAACCTAGAAGAGCGCAAGCCTATCCAGCTCACCGACAATGGCGCCGCCAACTTCGGTCCCTATTGGCACCCGGATGGCAAACACATCATCTTTTCTTCCAACATGCATAATCCAAAAGGCCGTAATTTCGACCTATTTCTCATTAACGTGGAAACCCGGGAAATCGAACAGGTCACCTACTATCCTGATTTCGACGGTTTCCCCATGTTTTCCCATGATGGCAAAAAGCTGGTGTTTGCCTCCAACCGCAACGGCAAGGTGAAAGGGGAAACAAACGTATTCATGGTGGATTGGCGTTGGTAA
- a CDS encoding hypoxanthine-guanine phosphoribosyltransferase, with amino-acid sequence MGNMLEEIQSVYSEADRLYTQAQVEAALDQLAIEITAKLSTQNPLLLCCMVGGIIPCGCLLPRLDFPLQLDYIHVTRYQGNTAGGTLRWLRKPMISLQDRVVLVVDDILDEGHTLAAIMEYCRGEGATAYSAVLVDKLRDHKQGSPADFVGLETGNRYLFGYGMDYKEYLRNAPGIYAVKGL; translated from the coding sequence ATGGGAAATATGTTGGAGGAGATTCAATCGGTTTACAGTGAAGCGGACCGTCTCTATACCCAGGCTCAAGTGGAGGCCGCGCTGGATCAGCTCGCGATAGAGATTACCGCCAAGCTAAGTACCCAAAATCCCCTGCTGTTGTGTTGTATGGTGGGGGGGATTATTCCTTGCGGGTGTCTTCTGCCGCGTCTTGACTTCCCGCTGCAACTTGATTACATCCATGTTACCCGTTATCAGGGAAACACTGCCGGAGGGACCCTGCGTTGGCTGCGCAAGCCTATGATTTCCCTCCAGGATCGAGTGGTGCTGGTGGTGGATGATATCCTCGATGAGGGACATACCTTGGCTGCGATCATGGAATATTGCCGAGGGGAAGGCGCCACGGCTTACAGTGCCGTATTAGTGGACAAGCTACGGGACCATAAACAGGGTTCGCCGGCGGATTTCGTGGGGCTTGAAACGGGTAACCGTTACTTGTTCGGGTATGGCATGGATTATAAGGAGTATCTTCGCAATGCTCCTGGAATCTATGCGGTGAAAGGGTTGTGA
- a CDS encoding CsiV family protein yields the protein MKYLSSYLSLLFLTFLATEILGAPTTWYEVEILIFEHLPPKTRVSGTGLSNPAPLDLSRALKLPSTGTQTLTEEGTSLFPLPSRTWKLTGIEQRLHQSSRYRNLLHRSWNQPATFPQGARPVYLRLPASELSSRRGETIPETEPTSSPREYPGPQLEGTATLSQGRFLQISLDLRYRHSSKATLPGAEEEASQPPPPGRYFRLTESRRIHIQELHYFDHPLLGVLVQVRPGNAPHADNLSTPKTFPLEATAVQEMLPDEAGKAIKPGE from the coding sequence TTGAAATACCTTAGTAGCTATCTTTCATTATTATTTTTGACGTTCTTAGCGACAGAAATCCTAGGGGCACCCACCACATGGTATGAGGTAGAGATTCTGATCTTCGAACATTTGCCCCCAAAAACCAGAGTCTCGGGAACTGGCCTCTCTAATCCTGCCCCACTAGACCTAAGCCGCGCCTTGAAATTACCTTCTACGGGTACCCAAACACTGACCGAAGAAGGCACGAGCTTATTCCCCCTCCCCTCCCGCACTTGGAAACTCACGGGCATCGAACAGCGCTTACATCAATCGTCCCGTTATCGCAACCTATTACATCGCTCCTGGAATCAACCGGCAACCTTTCCTCAGGGTGCTCGGCCGGTCTATTTACGGCTTCCAGCTTCGGAACTTTCCAGCCGTAGGGGAGAAACCATTCCGGAAACAGAGCCGACATCTTCTCCTAGGGAATACCCAGGCCCTCAACTAGAAGGGACCGCTACACTTAGCCAAGGGCGCTTCTTGCAAATATCCCTCGATCTGCGCTACCGGCACTCCTCAAAGGCCACCCTCCCTGGAGCAGAAGAGGAGGCTTCTCAACCCCCGCCCCCCGGCAGATATTTTCGTCTTACCGAATCACGGCGCATTCATATCCAGGAACTGCATTATTTTGACCATCCTCTATTGGGGGTATTGGTTCAGGTCCGACCGGGCAACGCTCCCCATGCCGACAACCTGAGTACCCCCAAAACATTTCCCTTGGAGGCCACAGCTGTTCAGGAAATGTTGCCGGATGAAGCTGGCAAAGCCATCAAGCCAGGGGAATGA
- a CDS encoding DsbA family protein, producing the protein MPTILYYIHDPMCSWCWAFRPTWQKIRAALPEEILIQYVLGGLASDTHQPMPLELQQKIQGIWGTIKKQVPGTEFNFDFWIKCQPRRSTYPACRAVIAAARQEDKFGEAMILLIQRAYYLQARNPSDDSTLIELAMELGLDEQRFISDLNSSETQEELFRQIQFAQIIGAQGFPSLVLQQTDEYFPIRFSYHDPSVALSRIRALQRFP; encoded by the coding sequence ATGCCAACTATTCTCTACTATATTCACGATCCCATGTGTAGTTGGTGTTGGGCATTTCGCCCGACTTGGCAGAAAATCCGCGCGGCTCTTCCCGAAGAGATTCTTATTCAGTATGTCCTGGGGGGGCTTGCCTCCGATACCCATCAGCCCATGCCCCTTGAACTGCAACAGAAGATTCAAGGAATCTGGGGGACTATAAAAAAGCAGGTGCCGGGGACGGAATTTAATTTTGATTTCTGGATTAAATGTCAGCCACGCCGTTCTACTTATCCGGCTTGCCGGGCTGTGATTGCTGCGGCAAGGCAGGAAGATAAATTTGGAGAAGCGATGATTTTGCTGATCCAACGGGCCTACTACCTGCAAGCACGTAACCCCTCGGATGACAGCACCCTCATTGAGTTGGCTATGGAGCTGGGATTGGACGAACAGCGTTTTATCAGTGATTTGAACTCATCGGAAACCCAGGAAGAGCTGTTTCGGCAAATCCAGTTTGCTCAGATCATTGGGGCACAGGGCTTTCCTAGTTTAGTTCTCCAGCAGACGGATGAGTATTTTCCTATCCGCTTCAGTTACCATGATCCTTCAGTGGCTTTGAGTCGAATTAGGGCGTTACAGCGTTTCCCCTAA
- a CDS encoding S-methyl-5'-thioinosine phosphorylase → MTDLAIIGGTGLTTLKALEVTRREVVHTPFGEPSCPLTYGQLCGKEVVFLPRHGPGHTIPPHKINYRANLWALHRTGVTRVLAVAAVGGISAHLGVSELAIPDQIIDYTWGRAHTFFEEDLRQVVHVDFTYPYSAELRDLLLKAAAAAELKVADRVTYGATQGPRLETAAEIDRLERDGCHVVGMTGMPEAALARELELSYAAITVIVNRAAGRSEGLIEMASLEQNLKIGMEKVRRLLEHLIPLA, encoded by the coding sequence ATGACGGATCTAGCAATTATTGGTGGCACTGGGTTAACGACCTTGAAAGCCCTGGAGGTCACCCGGCGAGAAGTGGTGCATACCCCTTTTGGAGAGCCTTCCTGTCCGCTGACTTATGGTCAACTTTGTGGTAAGGAAGTGGTTTTTCTGCCACGTCATGGTCCTGGGCATACCATTCCTCCCCATAAGATTAATTATCGCGCTAATCTCTGGGCTCTCCACAGAACAGGCGTCACCCGAGTGTTGGCCGTCGCCGCGGTGGGAGGGATTAGCGCCCATTTGGGTGTCAGCGAGCTAGCCATTCCTGACCAGATTATTGATTATACTTGGGGCCGTGCCCATACTTTTTTTGAAGAAGATTTAAGGCAGGTCGTCCATGTGGATTTTACCTACCCTTACTCTGCGGAATTGCGGGACTTGTTGCTTAAGGCGGCGGCCGCCGCCGAGTTAAAGGTAGCCGATAGGGTGACTTATGGTGCGACCCAAGGGCCGCGCTTAGAGACCGCAGCGGAGATCGATCGCCTGGAGCGGGATGGCTGTCATGTGGTGGGAATGACCGGCATGCCCGAAGCTGCCCTCGCACGGGAACTGGAATTGAGCTATGCCGCGATTACCGTCATTGTTAACCGGGCGGCGGGCCGTAGCGAAGGGCTGATTGAGATGGCCAGCCTCGAGCAAAATCTTAAAATAGGGATGGAAAAAGTCCGTCGGTTGCTGGAGCATCTCATTCCCCTGGCTTGA
- a CDS encoding ABC transporter ATP-binding protein, whose product MPPHASSPLRSLVELREVSKHFGSGPTRVDALQQVSLDIYPGEVVGLLGPSGSGKSTLLNVIGAITDPSDGRIRLEQEVVYDGRWQKGDLRRLRLEKIGFIFQFHNLIPFLTCLENVQVVLDLAGWKPEVAHRRAMELLDYLGVADRRNQYPAQLSGGQAQRVAIARALANHPHIILGDEPTASLDSVRARQVMDLLRQLAQEQEAAIIVVTHDEKIFDCFDRIFHLRDGRLESVEGKAPVREGNAAT is encoded by the coding sequence ATGCCGCCGCATGCCTCCTCGCCCCTCCGCTCGCTGGTCGAACTGCGAGAAGTCTCCAAGCACTTCGGCAGCGGGCCCACCCGGGTGGATGCACTGCAGCAGGTGAGTCTGGATATCTATCCCGGCGAAGTGGTTGGGCTTCTTGGCCCCAGCGGTTCAGGCAAGAGCACGCTGCTCAATGTCATCGGCGCCATCACCGATCCCAGCGATGGCCGTATTCGCCTGGAGCAGGAGGTCGTTTACGATGGCCGCTGGCAGAAAGGGGACCTGCGGAGGCTGCGGCTGGAGAAGATCGGCTTTATCTTTCAATTCCACAATCTGATCCCCTTTCTGACTTGTCTAGAGAACGTACAGGTAGTCCTGGACCTTGCTGGGTGGAAGCCAGAAGTAGCCCACCGGCGAGCAATGGAATTGCTTGATTATCTGGGAGTGGCTGACCGTCGAAACCAGTATCCCGCCCAGTTATCCGGCGGACAAGCTCAACGGGTGGCGATTGCCCGGGCGCTGGCTAACCATCCCCACATTATTCTCGGCGATGAGCCGACAGCATCCCTGGATTCCGTCCGCGCCAGACAGGTAATGGATCTCCTGCGCCAGCTCGCCCAGGAGCAGGAAGCGGCCATTATTGTGGTGACTCATGATGAGAAAATCTTCGACTGCTTTGATCGTATTTTTCACCTCCGCGATGGGCGATTAGAAAGCGTTGAGGGCAAAGCACCGGTGAGAGAGGGAAATGCCGCCACATAA